A single region of the Caballeronia insecticola genome encodes:
- a CDS encoding Ohr family peroxiredoxin, protein MEPLIPPPLTLLDKYQGHDMQPLYSTTVTVTGGYAGHGRASGVARSDDGNLDLNLRMPEALGGPGGGTNPEQLFAAGYAACFHGALSLLAARAGIETPDASVAVTVEFGRDPMDGLFVLTAHTRVQMPGVERTVAEELVRNTERYCPYTKMARKGIVNIVALATNHDVPDTR, encoded by the coding sequence ATGGAGCCACTCATTCCGCCGCCCCTCACATTGCTCGACAAGTATCAGGGGCACGACATGCAGCCACTCTATTCGACGACAGTCACCGTCACGGGCGGCTATGCCGGACACGGCCGCGCGTCCGGCGTAGCCCGCTCCGACGACGGCAATCTCGATCTGAATCTGCGCATGCCCGAAGCACTCGGCGGTCCCGGCGGCGGCACGAATCCGGAGCAATTATTCGCCGCAGGCTATGCTGCGTGCTTTCATGGTGCATTGAGTTTGCTTGCGGCGCGCGCGGGCATCGAAACGCCTGACGCAAGCGTGGCCGTTACCGTGGAGTTCGGCCGCGATCCGATGGACGGCCTCTTCGTGCTGACCGCGCACACGCGCGTTCAGATGCCCGGCGTCGAACGCACGGTGGCCGAGGAACTCGTGCGCAACACCGAACGCTATTGCCCTTATACGAAGATGGCGCGCAAGGGCATCGTCAATATAGTTGCGCTTGCAACCAATCACGATGTTCCGGATACGCGCTGA
- a CDS encoding MFS transporter, translating into MENQRIPGTIEVQSFIDGERFSPYQWIILILCFLVVAADGFDTAAIGFIAPSLIGDWGITRAALGPVMSAALVGLGIGALVAGPAADRIGRKAVLALSVFFFGVWSLASAQASSIETLTAWRFLTGLGLGAAMPNAVTLMSEYAPARIRAIAVNAMFCGFSVGLSIGGLCAAWLIPHFGWQSVLIAGGVGPIVLTVMLLVLLPESAQFMVARKRPVEKITRVLRRISDDPRLAAGSSIRFTAADTHASGAHKSSLGLIVSRPYRFGTSMLWLAYFMGLMIFYLLTNWLPTLFKDAGFSAERAALTTSLFPLGGILGNLCLGWIMDRANPRRVNACAYVLAAALVLTIGRGGLNQFWLAVLIFLTGTAVTSAVTSMSALAASFYPTTSRATGVAWMLGIGRIGAVAGAMTGGLMMSMGLQFGAVFTMLAAPAFVAAFALVALSKRDASPGSAASGQIASVPLD; encoded by the coding sequence ATGGAAAACCAGCGCATACCAGGGACCATCGAGGTCCAAAGCTTTATCGATGGCGAACGCTTTTCGCCTTATCAGTGGATCATCCTGATCCTATGCTTTCTCGTCGTAGCGGCCGATGGTTTCGACACGGCCGCGATAGGCTTCATCGCACCGTCTCTCATCGGCGACTGGGGTATCACGCGCGCAGCGCTCGGTCCGGTGATGAGCGCAGCGCTCGTGGGCCTCGGCATCGGCGCGCTGGTTGCCGGGCCCGCTGCGGACCGGATCGGGCGCAAGGCGGTGCTCGCGCTCTCGGTGTTTTTCTTCGGCGTATGGAGCCTTGCTTCAGCGCAAGCGAGTTCGATAGAGACGCTGACCGCGTGGCGCTTTCTGACCGGTCTGGGTCTTGGCGCCGCGATGCCCAACGCAGTGACGCTCATGTCCGAATATGCGCCTGCACGCATTCGCGCGATCGCGGTCAATGCCATGTTCTGCGGCTTCTCGGTCGGCTTGTCGATAGGCGGTTTGTGCGCCGCCTGGCTTATTCCGCATTTCGGCTGGCAGAGCGTGCTCATCGCGGGCGGCGTCGGCCCGATCGTGCTCACGGTCATGCTGCTGGTGTTGTTGCCCGAGTCGGCGCAGTTCATGGTCGCACGCAAGCGTCCGGTGGAAAAGATCACGCGTGTGTTGCGGCGCATCTCCGACGATCCGCGTCTTGCAGCAGGTTCATCCATCCGCTTCACGGCCGCCGACACCCACGCGAGTGGTGCGCATAAGTCTTCGCTTGGACTGATCGTGTCGCGACCTTATCGCTTCGGCACGTCGATGTTGTGGCTAGCCTACTTCATGGGCCTGATGATCTTCTATCTCCTCACGAACTGGCTGCCGACGCTCTTTAAAGATGCGGGGTTTTCCGCCGAACGCGCCGCGCTCACGACTTCGCTGTTTCCGCTTGGCGGCATTCTCGGCAATCTTTGCCTTGGCTGGATCATGGACCGTGCTAATCCGCGGCGCGTCAATGCGTGCGCATACGTGCTCGCGGCGGCGCTCGTGCTGACCATTGGACGCGGCGGACTGAATCAGTTCTGGCTCGCGGTGCTCATCTTCCTCACGGGCACGGCGGTAACGAGCGCGGTCACGTCGATGTCGGCGCTCGCTGCATCCTTCTATCCGACGACGAGCCGCGCGACAGGCGTTGCATGGATGCTTGGCATCGGCCGCATTGGCGCAGTTGCGGGCGCGATGACCGGCGGCCTCATGATGAGCATGGGCCTGCAATTCGGCGCCGTGTTCACGATGCTTGCGGCGCCCGCGTTCGTCGCTGCATTCGCATTGGTTGCGCTTAGCAAGCGCGATGCATCGCCGGGATCGGCCGCGTCCGGCCAGATTGCGAGCGTGCCGCTCGACTAA
- a CDS encoding SDR family NAD(P)-dependent oxidoreductase, protein MEEIKAPKKRVAVVTGGASGIGWAAVQRFAKQGYCVAIADLHCDAARHQVEELGAGDHLAIGADVSSEADVIAMMRNVADTYGRIDVLVNNAGIGEQAKPTIEQSVDAFDRLLNIHLRGAFLACREAAKHMLAQRAGAIINLCSIAGLTGIPTRNAYGAAKAGIASMTRSMACEWARDGIRVNAVAPGYVATELVDTLISQGQIDVAAIERRTPMGRLARPAEVAEAILFLASDAASYVTGAVLSVDGGWHASGAA, encoded by the coding sequence ATGGAAGAGATAAAAGCGCCTAAGAAACGCGTAGCGGTCGTCACCGGCGGCGCGAGCGGTATCGGCTGGGCGGCCGTGCAGCGATTTGCAAAGCAAGGCTATTGCGTGGCGATTGCCGATCTGCATTGCGATGCGGCGCGGCATCAAGTCGAAGAACTCGGTGCAGGCGATCATCTCGCGATCGGCGCGGACGTGTCATCAGAAGCCGATGTCATCGCGATGATGCGTAACGTTGCCGACACCTACGGCCGCATCGACGTTCTGGTGAACAACGCGGGCATCGGCGAGCAGGCAAAGCCCACGATCGAACAAAGCGTCGATGCGTTCGACCGCCTGCTCAACATACATCTGCGCGGCGCCTTTCTCGCCTGCAGGGAAGCCGCAAAGCACATGCTCGCGCAACGTGCGGGCGCAATCATCAACCTCTGCTCCATCGCGGGACTCACAGGAATTCCAACGCGCAATGCATATGGTGCGGCTAAAGCAGGCATCGCGTCGATGACACGTTCGATGGCATGCGAATGGGCTCGCGACGGCATACGCGTGAATGCGGTTGCACCGGGCTATGTCGCAACGGAACTCGTCGATACGCTCATCAGCCAAGGCCAGATCGACGTCGCAGCCATTGAACGGCGCACGCCGATGGGACGCCTCGCGCGCCCCGCAGAAGTCGCCGAGGCAATTCTCTTTCTCGCATCCGATGCAGCGAGCTACGTCACCGGCGCGGTACTCAGCGTCGATGGCGGCTGGCATGCATCAGGCGCAGCATAG
- a CDS encoding NIPSNAP family protein, which yields MSIKPFVDHRIYTIKPRGMAEFIEVFDRLAMPIQLKYLGAPVGFYMSDIGALNQVVHLWGYESIADYDQRRTARDNDPEWPAYLKASAHLIVAQESRIIRRVEFRSLSPAVR from the coding sequence ATGAGCATCAAGCCCTTCGTCGATCACCGCATCTACACGATCAAGCCACGCGGCATGGCCGAATTTATCGAAGTATTCGATCGCCTGGCGATGCCGATTCAACTCAAGTATTTAGGCGCACCGGTCGGCTTCTATATGAGCGATATCGGCGCGCTAAATCAAGTGGTGCATCTATGGGGCTACGAGAGCATCGCCGATTACGACCAGAGGCGCACCGCGCGCGACAACGATCCGGAATGGCCCGCTTATTTGAAGGCATCGGCGCATCTGATCGTCGCGCAGGAGAGCCGCATTATCCGGCGCGTCGAGTTCAGGAGTCTGTCTCCCGCTGTCCGCTGA
- a CDS encoding FAD-dependent oxidoreductase has translation MTTVTRSSDLACDVLVIGSGAGGLSTAITAKKQGLDVIVVEKEAFFGGTTAFSGGVLWIPGNRHAKDAGIRDTREAAIEYLRGETGAMYDEAAVETFLDAGPRMLDFFERETAVKFLPTLYPDYHPDAPGGVDVGRSVVAMPFDARELGEDIARLRPPLKTITFIGMMFNSSSADLKHFFNATKSLGSAWYVARRLASHLKEVVLYKRGVQITSGNALAARLAKSAFDLGIPIHTQTGAKELVMTKGRVSGAIVLANGLEKRITARRGVVLACGGFSHDIARIAKAYPHVRRGGEHVSPVPAGNTGDGARMAERVGGRVDIRYPQPAAWMPVSRVPLGDGQYGVFPHLLDRYKPGIIGVTRDGVRFTNESNSYHDVGAAMIDACREQKETAMWLICDHVTVRKYGLGFAKPAPLPLGAHLKSGYLIRGRTLDDLAHRTGIDAAALEETVREYNRDASQGKDRAFGRGTTSFNRYLGDTAHKPNPCVAPIGEGPYYALKLVMGDLGTFDGIATNEYGQVLKDDEPISGLYAVGNDRASVMGGNYPGAGITLGPIMTFGYLSGLHLAGRIDTHAKTDKLRSVA, from the coding sequence ATGACTACCGTAACGCGGTCGTCCGATCTCGCTTGCGACGTGCTCGTGATCGGCTCGGGTGCTGGTGGCCTTTCCACGGCCATTACAGCAAAGAAACAAGGACTCGATGTCATCGTCGTCGAGAAAGAAGCATTCTTTGGCGGTACCACGGCATTTTCAGGCGGCGTCTTGTGGATACCCGGCAATCGCCATGCAAAAGACGCGGGTATTCGCGATACGCGCGAAGCCGCTATCGAATATCTGCGAGGCGAGACGGGTGCAATGTATGACGAGGCCGCTGTCGAGACTTTTCTCGATGCAGGCCCGCGCATGCTCGACTTCTTCGAACGCGAGACCGCCGTCAAGTTCTTGCCGACGCTCTATCCCGACTATCACCCCGATGCGCCGGGCGGCGTCGATGTCGGACGCTCTGTCGTCGCCATGCCGTTCGATGCACGGGAACTCGGCGAGGATATCGCGCGCTTGCGCCCGCCGCTTAAAACGATCACGTTCATCGGCATGATGTTCAATTCGTCCAGCGCGGATCTCAAGCATTTCTTTAACGCGACGAAATCGCTTGGGTCTGCGTGGTATGTCGCCAGGCGGCTAGCGAGTCATCTTAAGGAAGTCGTGCTTTATAAGCGCGGCGTGCAGATCACGAGCGGCAATGCGCTTGCCGCTCGTCTCGCCAAGTCCGCGTTCGATCTCGGCATTCCGATTCACACCCAAACGGGCGCTAAGGAACTCGTCATGACCAAGGGTCGAGTGAGCGGCGCAATCGTATTGGCGAACGGCTTGGAAAAGCGCATTACTGCGCGGCGCGGCGTCGTGCTTGCATGCGGCGGCTTCTCTCACGATATCGCGCGCATCGCGAAAGCCTATCCACATGTGCGCCGTGGCGGCGAACACGTGTCGCCCGTGCCAGCAGGCAATACCGGCGACGGCGCACGCATGGCCGAGCGCGTCGGCGGCCGCGTCGATATTCGATATCCGCAGCCTGCCGCGTGGATGCCCGTCTCGCGCGTGCCGTTAGGAGACGGGCAATACGGCGTCTTTCCACATCTACTCGATCGCTATAAGCCCGGCATCATCGGCGTGACGCGCGACGGCGTGCGCTTTACTAACGAATCGAACTCATATCACGATGTCGGCGCCGCCATGATCGACGCATGTCGCGAGCAAAAAGAGACGGCAATGTGGCTCATCTGCGATCACGTCACGGTCCGCAAATACGGCCTCGGCTTTGCCAAGCCCGCGCCATTGCCGCTCGGTGCGCATCTCAAGAGCGGCTATCTGATTCGTGGCCGCACGCTTGACGATCTTGCGCACCGCACCGGTATCGATGCCGCTGCGCTTGAAGAGACCGTGCGCGAATACAACCGCGACGCGTCGCAAGGCAAGGACCGGGCATTCGGTCGCGGCACGACTTCCTTTAACCGTTATCTCGGCGATACCGCACACAAGCCCAATCCGTGCGTTGCGCCCATCGGCGAAGGACCATATTACGCACTCAAGCTCGTGATGGGCGACCTCGGCACATTCGACGGCATCGCTACGAACGAATACGGGCAAGTGCTCAAGGACGACGAACCCATCTCCGGCCTTTACGCCGTAGGCAACGACCGCGCAAGCGTGATGGGCGGCAATTATCCCGGCGCGGGCATCACGCTCGGTCCCATCATGACCTTCGGCTATCTGAGCGGATTACATCTCGCGGGACGCATCGACACGCACGCGAAGACCGACAAACTGAGGAGCGTGGCATGA
- a CDS encoding SDR family NAD(P)-dependent oxidoreductase: MTNQVVRDSAAPHWLGLESRVCVVTGAAGGIGRAIATVFADAGARLALLDRDEAACHEAAEALRASGAEAIAIACDISDAASVNRACEQTQRKFGHADVLVNNAGLLRSGGIEDIGLDAWNAMLAVNLTGYMLCAQAFGRGMLARGAGSIVHIASVAAHHPQTWSGAYSPSKAGISMLSRQIAAEWGARGVRSNTICPGMIRTPLSQAFYERGDVEARRSAMTASRRIGEPRDIAEVAAFLASRRAAYVNGAELAVDGGFECMLMDLVPRPGFEAPRAA, from the coding sequence ATGACTAACCAGGTTGTACGAGATAGTGCCGCGCCGCATTGGCTCGGACTCGAATCGCGAGTGTGCGTGGTGACCGGCGCCGCGGGCGGAATCGGCCGTGCGATTGCAACTGTATTCGCCGATGCAGGCGCGCGTCTTGCACTGCTCGATCGCGATGAAGCCGCTTGCCATGAGGCCGCGGAGGCGCTGCGCGCAAGCGGCGCGGAAGCCATCGCTATCGCTTGCGATATCAGTGATGCAGCGAGCGTGAACCGCGCGTGCGAACAAACACAACGCAAATTCGGCCATGCCGATGTGCTGGTCAATAACGCGGGCCTGCTGCGGTCAGGCGGCATAGAAGACATCGGCCTCGATGCCTGGAACGCGATGCTCGCCGTCAATCTGACGGGCTACATGCTATGCGCGCAGGCATTCGGACGCGGCATGCTTGCGCGCGGCGCGGGAAGTATCGTGCATATCGCATCGGTGGCGGCGCATCATCCGCAAACATGGAGCGGTGCGTATAGCCCGAGCAAGGCGGGCATCTCGATGCTCTCGCGTCAGATCGCCGCCGAATGGGGCGCACGCGGCGTGCGAAGCAACACCATCTGTCCGGGCATGATCCGCACGCCGCTTTCCCAAGCGTTCTATGAACGGGGCGATGTCGAAGCACGCCGTAGTGCCATGACGGCGAGCCGCCGCATTGGCGAGCCGCGCGATATCGCCGAAGTGGCTGCGTTTCTCGCAAGCCGTCGCGCGGCTTATGTGAACGGAGCGGAGCTCGCCGTCGATGGGGGCTTCGAATGCATGCTGATGGATCTCGTTCCGCGTCCCGGCTTCGAAGCGCCGCGCGCCGCTTAA
- a CDS encoding helix-turn-helix domain-containing protein produces the protein MRRIPNYSLYGESARPPWYDAFNFEWIVERSAPNDWHIDAHRHDALLQFLYIRGGGGEVLIENRKIEIVPPCVIVLPAQTVHGFNFAPHVDGLVITVAQRSIEAIASITAPGLVPVLQRAGVIRVNAQAAKDSSLMPIVELLEKEFRATDRAHMAAGMSLLIALFVHVARLCEHASTPSVAPTDRRAQQIKRFRELVAAHFREHRPVEFYAQKLGMTVTQLGRICREEISSSPLAVLNEHLVREAQRDLVYSHMSVKQIAHGLGFADIAYFSRYFRKQTGVTPTQFQAEALKALAIQ, from the coding sequence ATGAGGAGAATCCCTAACTACAGCCTGTACGGAGAGTCGGCGCGTCCGCCGTGGTACGACGCGTTCAACTTCGAATGGATCGTCGAGCGGAGTGCTCCGAACGACTGGCATATCGATGCGCATCGTCACGATGCGCTTCTGCAGTTTCTGTACATACGCGGCGGCGGCGGAGAGGTGCTGATCGAGAACCGCAAGATCGAGATCGTGCCGCCTTGCGTCATCGTGTTGCCCGCGCAAACGGTGCACGGCTTCAATTTCGCGCCGCATGTCGACGGTCTCGTCATCACGGTCGCACAGCGCTCGATCGAAGCGATTGCGTCGATCACGGCGCCGGGACTCGTGCCCGTGCTGCAGCGCGCCGGCGTCATTCGCGTGAACGCTCAAGCGGCAAAGGATAGTTCGCTGATGCCGATCGTCGAATTGCTGGAGAAGGAATTCCGCGCGACGGATCGCGCGCACATGGCGGCGGGCATGTCGCTCTTGATTGCACTTTTCGTGCATGTGGCGCGTCTTTGCGAGCACGCATCGACGCCAAGCGTCGCGCCAACGGACAGACGCGCGCAGCAGATCAAGCGTTTCAGGGAGCTGGTGGCGGCGCACTTTCGCGAGCATCGCCCGGTCGAGTTCTATGCTCAGAAACTCGGAATGACCGTGACGCAACTGGGACGGATTTGCCGTGAGGAAATATCGAGCTCACCGCTTGCGGTGTTGAACGAGCATCTCGTGCGCGAAGCACAGCGTGATCTTGTCTATTCGCATATGTCGGTCAAGCAGATTGCGCACGGCCTGGGTTTTGCCGATATCGCGTATTTCAGCCGCTATTTTCGCAAGCAGACCGGTGTCACGCCGACGCAGTTTCAAGCCGAAGCGCTCAAGGCTCTCGCCATTCAATAA
- the treA gene encoding alpha,alpha-trehalase TreA, whose product MIALSLHRAGHDASRHSSLKTKRTLGAWLILSTAASLAYADASGGYTLPPPPSELYGDLFVAVQTQGIYPDQKTFVDATPKMDPAQIVQAYHQQMATPGFSLTAFVAQYFTPPTDQSITPPPNQSLREHIDWLWPELTRLTTTANVPPYSSLIPMPKQYVVPGGRFREGYYWDTYFTMLGLQEAGREDLVDDMLDNFAYLIDTIGHIPNGNRTYYVSRSQPPFFSYMVELAAQKEGGRVYQKYLPQLRREHSYWMTGANTLQPGGAVRNVVMLPDKTVLNRYWDERDTPRDESYTEDVNTAKQVTGRPANEVYRDLRAAAESGWDFSSRWFGDNQTLATIRTTSIIPVDLNSLMFHLETTIAIGCGEARDFACVGEFVGRAAKRAIAINKYLWNKNGYYGDYDWKLGQPRNNPSAAMLYPLFAGAAWPDRAHTTANSVEAILLKPGGLVTTTFKTTQQWDAPNGWAPLHWIAVQGLKRYGRGDLSRQIGTRFLADVNNVYATQQKLVEKYVVEGEGTGGGGGGEYPLQDGFGWTNGVTLKLLDLYAPGQ is encoded by the coding sequence ATGATCGCACTGTCATTGCATCGCGCGGGCCATGATGCGTCGCGGCATTCTTCGCTAAAGACAAAACGAACGTTAGGCGCTTGGCTTATTCTGAGCACGGCTGCCAGTCTCGCTTACGCGGATGCGTCAGGCGGCTATACGCTGCCACCTCCGCCGAGCGAGCTTTATGGCGATCTCTTCGTCGCCGTGCAGACGCAAGGCATTTATCCGGATCAAAAGACCTTCGTCGATGCAACGCCCAAGATGGATCCGGCGCAGATCGTGCAGGCTTATCATCAGCAAATGGCGACGCCCGGGTTCTCGCTGACCGCATTCGTCGCGCAGTACTTTACGCCGCCGACGGATCAGAGCATCACGCCGCCGCCGAATCAGTCGCTGCGTGAACATATCGACTGGCTCTGGCCTGAACTCACGCGCCTGACGACCACGGCAAACGTGCCGCCCTATAGTTCGCTGATCCCAATGCCCAAGCAGTACGTCGTGCCCGGCGGACGTTTCCGTGAAGGCTACTACTGGGATACCTATTTCACGATGCTGGGTCTTCAGGAAGCGGGCCGCGAAGATCTCGTCGACGACATGCTGGATAACTTCGCCTATCTCATCGACACGATCGGCCATATTCCCAACGGTAACCGCACATACTACGTAAGCCGCTCGCAGCCGCCATTTTTCTCGTACATGGTGGAACTTGCCGCGCAAAAGGAGGGCGGGCGCGTGTATCAGAAGTACTTGCCGCAACTTCGCCGCGAACACAGTTACTGGATGACGGGCGCGAATACGCTGCAGCCGGGCGGTGCGGTGCGCAATGTCGTGATGCTGCCTGACAAGACCGTGCTGAATCGCTATTGGGATGAACGTGATACGCCGCGCGACGAGTCTTATACCGAGGACGTGAACACCGCGAAGCAGGTCACAGGTCGTCCGGCCAATGAGGTTTATCGCGATCTGCGTGCGGCTGCCGAAAGCGGCTGGGATTTCAGCTCGCGATGGTTCGGCGACAATCAAACGCTCGCAACGATACGCACGACATCGATCATTCCGGTCGATCTCAACAGCCTCATGTTTCATCTGGAAACGACGATCGCGATAGGCTGCGGTGAAGCGCGGGATTTTGCTTGCGTAGGCGAGTTCGTCGGGCGGGCGGCTAAGCGCGCTATCGCCATCAACAAGTATCTCTGGAACAAGAACGGCTATTACGGCGATTACGACTGGAAGCTCGGCCAGCCGCGCAACAATCCGTCGGCGGCGATGCTTTATCCGCTTTTCGCGGGCGCGGCGTGGCCGGATCGCGCCCATACGACCGCGAATTCCGTCGAAGCCATTTTGCTTAAGCCCGGTGGCCTCGTCACGACGACCTTCAAAACGACACAGCAATGGGATGCGCCAAACGGCTGGGCGCCCTTACACTGGATTGCCGTGCAAGGGCTCAAGCGTTACGGGCGTGGTGATCTTTCTCGGCAGATCGGCACGCGCTTTCTCGCTGACGTGAATAACGTCTACGCCACGCAGCAGAAGCTGGTGGAGAAGTATGTCGTGGAAGGTGAGGGAACGGGTGGCGGCGGTGGCGGCGAATATCCTTTGCAGGATGGCTTCGGCTGGACGAACGGCGTTACGCTCAAGCTGCTCGATCTTTACGCCCCGGGGCAATAA
- a CDS encoding c-type cytochrome, whose protein sequence is MLKAHVAVLSALLGVASIPGHAAGGAYGIGTPIDPKAISAWNIDIDSSGHGLPEGSGDVAHGKQIFGAKCASCHGANGEGGIGDALVGGTGTLADAKPKKTIGGYWPYSTTLFDYIRRAMPYNAPQSLKPDEVYALSAYLLYLNHIVPEDTRLDAQSLPKVKMPNREGFVSDPRPGKL, encoded by the coding sequence ATGCTTAAGGCTCATGTCGCGGTTCTTAGCGCACTTCTAGGCGTTGCGTCCATACCGGGCCATGCGGCAGGCGGCGCATATGGCATCGGCACGCCGATCGATCCAAAAGCCATCTCGGCGTGGAATATCGATATCGATTCGAGCGGACACGGCCTGCCCGAAGGATCCGGCGATGTTGCACACGGCAAGCAGATTTTCGGCGCGAAATGCGCGTCCTGTCATGGCGCAAACGGCGAAGGCGGTATCGGCGATGCGCTCGTGGGCGGCACGGGCACGCTCGCGGATGCAAAGCCTAAGAAGACCATCGGCGGTTATTGGCCGTATTCCACGACGCTCTTCGATTACATTCGACGCGCCATGCCTTATAACGCGCCGCAATCGCTTAAGCCCGATGAGGTCTATGCCCTTAGCGCGTATTTGCTCTATTTGAATCACATCGTGCCCGAGGACACGCGGCTCGATGCGCAGTCCTTGCCGAAGGTAAAGATGCCGAACCGCGAGGGTTTTGTTTCCGATCCGCGGCCCGGCAAGCTCTGA
- the soxC gene encoding sulfite dehydrogenase: MKRNAKLAQSPLFSDSRRDTMRKLSAGALASGLGFRAQAQEAASEPLTVEPWTLTPGAPLLSPPYGMPSSFESNVIRRSARAAAMPGSGSSMTPLADLFGSITPNGLVYERHHAGVPKIDPAQHRLVIHGLVRQPRLFTIDDLLRFPSESRVYFLECSGNTGSEWNGPSGLPVQLTHGLLSCCEWTGVRLSTLLDEVGVDTSAQWILAEGADGAAMTRSLPLARILDRALVVYAQNGERLRPENGYPIRLIVPGFEGNTNIKWLRRIKLVQAPEMTREETSKYTNLLRDGKARQFVFEMDAKSVITRPSAGHRLTTHGYYAISGYAWSGRGRIRRVDVSTDGGTTWHPARLNGAAQDRALTRFEADWHWNGSVANLQSRAVDETGYIQPTRAALVAARGVNSQYHYNGIQNWRVEATGEVRNA, encoded by the coding sequence ATGAAAAGAAACGCCAAGCTTGCGCAATCTCCTCTCTTCTCCGACAGCCGCCGGGACACGATGCGCAAGCTCTCGGCCGGCGCGCTTGCTTCAGGTCTGGGCTTTCGCGCTCAGGCGCAAGAGGCTGCATCGGAACCGCTTACTGTCGAGCCCTGGACACTCACGCCGGGCGCGCCATTGCTTTCGCCGCCTTACGGCATGCCTTCGTCGTTCGAAAGCAACGTGATACGCCGCAGCGCACGCGCTGCCGCAATGCCCGGCTCAGGATCATCGATGACACCGCTCGCCGATCTCTTCGGCAGCATCACGCCCAACGGCCTGGTGTATGAGCGTCATCATGCGGGCGTGCCCAAGATCGATCCAGCGCAGCATCGCCTTGTGATACATGGCCTTGTTCGTCAGCCGCGCCTCTTCACTATCGATGACCTGTTGCGCTTTCCATCCGAATCGCGTGTGTATTTTCTCGAATGCTCGGGCAATACCGGGAGCGAATGGAACGGGCCTAGCGGACTTCCGGTGCAGCTCACGCATGGTTTGCTGTCATGTTGCGAATGGACCGGCGTGCGTCTTTCGACCTTGCTCGACGAAGTCGGCGTCGATACATCCGCGCAATGGATTCTTGCCGAAGGCGCGGACGGCGCGGCCATGACACGAAGCCTTCCGCTTGCGCGCATTCTCGACCGCGCGCTCGTCGTCTATGCGCAAAACGGCGAGCGGCTGCGTCCTGAGAATGGTTATCCGATTCGACTGATCGTGCCGGGTTTCGAAGGCAATACGAACATCAAATGGCTAAGACGCATCAAGCTCGTGCAGGCGCCCGAGATGACGCGCGAGGAAACGTCGAAGTACACGAATCTCCTGCGCGATGGGAAGGCGCGTCAATTCGTGTTCGAGATGGATGCGAAATCGGTCATAACGCGTCCCTCCGCGGGACATCGGCTGACGACGCACGGCTACTATGCGATAAGCGGCTACGCCTGGTCGGGACGTGGGCGCATCCGGCGCGTAGACGTGTCCACTGATGGTGGCACGACATGGCATCCTGCGCGTCTCAACGGCGCCGCTCAGGATCGTGCGTTGACGCGCTTCGAGGCCGACTGGCACTGGAACGGCAGCGTGGCAAATCTGCAAAGCCGCGCTGTCGACGAAACGGGCTATATTCAGCCGACGCGTGCGGCGCTTGTCGCGGCGCGTGGCGTCAATTCGCAATACCACTACAACGGCATTCAAAACTGGCGCGTCGAAGCAACCGGCGAGGTGCGCAATGCTTAA
- a CDS encoding tautomerase family protein, translating to MPIVTIQVTREGNTPGTNAVTADEKAQLIKGVSELLRDVLNKPMESTFVVIQEVELENWGWGGLPVPEYRRQKQAKES from the coding sequence ATGCCGATCGTAACGATTCAGGTGACGCGCGAAGGCAACACGCCCGGCACGAATGCCGTCACCGCCGATGAAAAGGCGCAACTCATCAAAGGCGTAAGCGAACTGTTACGCGACGTGTTGAACAAGCCCATGGAATCTACTTTTGTCGTCATTCAGGAAGTGGAACTCGAGAACTGGGGCTGGGGCGGCCTGCCGGTGCCGGAATATCGGCGGCAAAAGCAAGCTAAAGAAAGCTAA